ATTGAGAAACCCCAAGATTGACAACAACCCACATGCATGAtcgtaaataaataaatatataatcatCTTAGATTCGATTCCACTCTACAAGAATATTAAAAAGTTGATGAGGATCAAACCTAGTCCATTGTCCATTGTTCATTATCTGAGGGATCTTTGCTCATACTTATCCTCTCCTTGTTCTTTCTCTGGAAATTTGCTTTTAAAGTAACTAAAAGCTACTTTAAATAGCAAGTAGGAGAAAAATTATGGGTTGTTGTACATCTTGGTGGACCGTTTGGGTTATGGTACCTTTTAACTTTTCACTTGGTTTTTGAAAGATTTGATTACTTTCATGTCACGAAGACTATAGctactaaaatatttatttgaattatgatTGAATAAGTGTCATCATATGTGTACATTGGTACACATTAGgttattttttagtcttataaagtgtttaaaaaaaatacaatttccttagagaaaattagagtttatttgatcatgtaattaaaaatagttttctatttttaaaatttcttaacactatttagttgttattttctgtaaacaatttttaaaagcaaagtgAAATGGAGAATAATTTTCAGATAACAAATATGAGTTGTTTTCAcccgtttttaaaaacaaaagaaaaatatgggcATATTTGactatattttcttaaatttgtttttaaaaactatttttaagttaaaaaataaaaaatggtttttaaaaataagttttagaagACATGATCAAATGGACCCTTATTTCTTTTACGTTCGATtgtaccataaaaaataatattaaattaaatataattaaaattagtttaaaatatatacattttaaaattatttaatttttatataaaataattaaaataagttaaatgagtttgaaataacatataaaaattttattaattttagatttttttttcattttttttttcttttaatctttttctttatttttttttcttttttgtattttccccaatttttttaagaaccaaacataacttcacttttttattttgaataatatcaataattattatGTCAAAATTTAAGAAGATTAAGATAGAAATCAATTTTCCACATGCACACattcaaagtttttttattttgaataatttaacCATGGATTAAGGtatgtaatattttaattctatatatatttgaaaaataaaaaaattcaaaatttttagggattatgaaattttttttcgtGAATGATTGGTGATCatttataaaagagaaaatttaacaaatataattaaataaaaacaacctAAATTGGGAATCCAAACTAAATTAGggttaaaaagttcaaaattttcatttataacacGACACATAACAAAGTAGACCCATGACAAAATatagttaatttcattaaccTCTCTTGCAGTTTTGACTAAATACAACTAGCtcttataaatttgaaattttatcatacacCTTCCTTATcttgaatgaaaagaaatttgagtaaaaagaaaaaatgaaaaatgatataaaaagtatttgatgaaatttctaATCTATAAGagctaaatatatttaatcagaATCTCAGtagaaatgaatgaaattattgatgTACATCTTTGCTCACCACCATTATGAACTTAAGAGAAGAACAGAAACCATGTTCACCTGAATCATTATAACATTTGTAAAAGGTAAAAATTTCATGGATAGAATTATAACAAGCTTCATGTACATGACTAGTTAGGTCCCTCTCAATAGCTTTGTGAAAGCCAATTTGGATCCTCACACACATCTTGTATTATTGCACCCATGATTCCCAATTTGGGCATGGCTCCCATTTGGAGTATAAAATGGtctattatgattattataattattattattattgaaatgaTGCGAGGGAATGAATCCCACTCACTTTTCCACCTTGGAGTATACAATAATTGTGCATGtatttcaataaacaaaatctaaaaGCAGTTCAAAAGCACTGTTGAATCAAAGTCCACTAAGTGTTTCAAATGTAAGACTGCTTTTTGAATTTTGTGAAGCtactatttatttgttaatttattattattgtaagtaaaaagtataaaatatcttttttattcctttaaTTTAATGAGTTGCTACTAATAAACCCTAGTACCtatctagaaaaagaaaaagaaaaagaaacaaataaaataaatctaaaaagcCCATACCCTCGTGCAATTTTTTGGCTTTATTCGATTGTGAAATGGTACGTTTGAGTGATTGAGAATCTTACTAGCAATGGGTCCATGCAAATTGCACTGGACCCCATTTAAATTTTAGGATCCGAATCCAAAGCTGAGAGCCTCAAGATTGTGTGTACCATGTACACTGCTACTATTCATCATGGGGTTACGTATCAATGggttcaatttaattttaaacttaattttaattttaatttcaattctttCAACATTGATTGGCCatgataattttgttaataTAGGGAACTTGAATACGATTGTATCGAATTCATATGAAATTTTTGGGGACTTGAATGCTGCCAAATTCTCATTCGATTTAACTCCTTCATGGTCCCACATGATTTcgcattaatttaaattaagaaaaggacgaaaaaaaaaaaattaggtccATGATTACAAGCCCATGGTGGGTCAAAATATGCGACTACCTCTTCAAGCCTGCTATAAGTCAGGCACCAACGTTCTCATTGTGCTATTACTTTCTAAATGAATGGGAGAGTGAAATAAAGTGAGAGCGAAAGATGTTGAATCTAATGAATGAAATGTAAATTATTGGAGAGtgaaataaaaaggataatatgaaaaagaaaatagtccgttgattaaattaaatgaaaaaaagtataaatgaaGGGGGagaaaactttatattttctaaactttGATTAAACATTTGACAGATATTGTTGTTGTTTTGATCTTGCTAATATGTATTGGATCATGATTGACAGTGATCGATGTCTGGTGAGAATTGGTTTATGTTACAGGTTGGTGACTCAAATTCTATTTGGTCTGATCCAAAAAATCTCTGGTGCGACATAatgataaaactaaaattaagagatttttttatgTACAGTTTTTAGGGttataataattatgtttttattgtaGCCACTCGTATCTACCCCGTTTTATACCAATTTTTGACATAGtgaattttattctcatttaacCGTGGTTTTTCTCATCTAAGGTTTTTCACATTAATCTATGTGTTCTTAATAATATATTCAGGACATAATGCTCCCATGATTCAAATTTATCATCATTAACTCTAATATAAATTATCTGATAGAGTTTTGattatttcttctaaaaatcaattgatatttaacaaaaatatgtaaaacCTTTTATAACATTCAACATAATGTAGGCATATAAATAATGTATCTCAACtggttgaaaattaaatttgttaaattCCTTCcattaatgaaatatttaaattaaattttaatcgTTCAACGTACATTAAGACAAACTATTAAAACTCCAATGAAATTAAACAAATACTTGTAAATaggaatataaatattaaattaataattattatataatatatgacTTTAAAAGATGTTGTACTAGCTATTAAGAATAGTAGGTTCTTAcgtgtatttaaaaattattttaagaattaaaatcaatatatgtATAAGAAAGTAAATAgaagaataaattatttaattaagaaatatatttataatataaagtcGATAATTTGGTCAAAATTTTTTCAAGATATTATAAAGTATGGTTTTAAAGATTATCGTAAGCGATCTTTCCTTTGgtatttcgtttcttaatttcttttccgtaaaagaaaagaaatgtatGGTGCATAGTTATGATGGAAGAAACACGTAGGTGAGTGACATATGACATCATGAAAACGTCACCAACCAGAGACCATTACTCATAATCATCATGGAAACCTAATCTCTCCTCGTTAAAAACCCTAAAGTAATGTTGAGGTTTGCCACACTTTGGGTTCATCAAAAGCATACATATTTTTTGACTCCCTTTTTCTTCCAGCCATTTCTGACCTTGCCTCCCACATGGAATTGACAAACGGCTCCGTTTCAACCCAAGTGTGGGACACCATCTCGTCTCTAAACTTTTTCGCTCTTCTTCCAACGTAAAAAAAGTGATCAAATTGGATCTTATGGTAAAAAATTTAGGGTATGATTTACACCATTTTAAGTAAAATATGTTTACCTATTAATGTATTTgtctttagggttttttttttttttttttttgtaatattacaaaaaatagtAATGATTAGCTGGCGTCAGGCCTATTTGGGCCTGAAATTGGGCCCTACATGTATCTGGAACTGGACCCGGTTACCAGGGCTGGGTTAGTTGGCCCGAATCACGTGTAATTTTTGGGGACGAAACTGACATAGGACTAACGGGTAGGTGGGTGTGAATCTCCGATCCTCGTAAGAATTTATAATTTGGGAAAAAACCTTAATATAagaatcataaaaattatatttgctCATATAAAAAACACTCTACCAATTGGCTATTGGGTCGTTACGATTACAAGGCAAGAAAAGACGACGTTTAACACTTCATGTTGTTCTTCGAGCAGCACAAAAATcagtattattttatttatctaattattttaatatatttgtaggATTGATAAGAGACAAAATCAATTGAAAGGTCTAGAATTTACATAATGGAGTTCGGTCTACGTGGGGGAGAGCAGAAAAGGCCCAACCAAGATGCTGATTCCACATTAATGGAATTTACAATCTCAAttgtcaaaaatatttaatgaaatttagaTCATATATAAAAGATGACACAAACAAATAGATAAATTGGGCCTAGAACACGAATGGGTCATTTACCCTCTATTAAATAACGGATCCGCCCAGCAAAACATGGGCTTTGACAGCCCAATTCAATTGGAGTGCTATTCATAATTGTACTACGTAAACTTAATTAACTATTCACTTCGTGGTTTGCGTCTCGACGTAGAGTACAACCGGCAAGGCCAGAACCACATCAAGGGAGGCACTACAGAAGGAATGACCAAGAAAAGGAACCATATGCACAAAAGCGACAGCGTTTTGGAAGACTAAGCACAGGCTTGGCGTCTTGGAGCCATGGTGAAGAGGAGTTCAAGATCAGGCGGCTGAAAATACCCGTTCTTGGGTGGCTCTAGCTTCTTCTTATACGAGAACGGCTTCTTCTTCGGCGCCGGTGGGCAGTCCGCCAGCGCGATCTGACACTCTCGGCGTTTCGGAGTGGAGCAGCCTTCCTGTTCCTCCATCGCGGCCTCGTTTCCATATTCGATCATCTCCATTTCTCGACCACTGCCGACAAGAGGACTACaggaaaaagaagatgaagaagaaggttTAGACTCGGAGATGGAGAAACTGGgtgttatataattttctttattatccAAGATTGTGGCTTCTTCCGGAAGGCGCTAGGGGCTTTCGGGGAATCGTGCGGCAAGGATGGCTACAACTCAGCAAGTGCGGTGTCTACGTGTCGAGGTTGGGATGAGCTTTTTCCACCTGGATCGGACACGTGGCTGAGTTTTGCGcgttgaaaattgaaatcaggCGCCAACTAAGGTCGGTGAAAGCGCGGGAAACTCGCTCATAGGCCCGTTTCAATCTAGaccactagttttttttttttttttttaatgttttttcgGCATGGATTTTGAAATAAATGCTTTGATCTTGGCGTACTGCGACAGATTCGTTGTGGCGTACTGCGAGAGATTCGCTGAGGATGATGGATGATAACcacttaaatatatttaaattttagaaaatgttggAGATGTGGAAACTTTATAAAATGTGAttcttagaaattaaaaaaaaaaaaaagggaatgaaTCCGTTTCAATGATTTTGTGGAATTTGTTTAGTCACAATTATTTGAAGCACGCGCCTTGGAGAATTATtgggagaaaaaaattattaggacTTAGAACAAAAAAgtattttagtttgattttatatGTGAAGGAAAAGTATTTTGCGTCATCACTTAAAAACCCTAAAGcattcataatttttctcaaaatttgtaTTCTCTACATGCCATCATAGAATTCCAAAACTTCTAATCAATTTTCGATTCTCTCTTTTGTTTTAgttcattttctcaattgtCTTAGAATATGAAATAGTAGTtttaccttatatatatatatggagagaGTGATGGGGAATAAGAATTTCGCAAAGTGAAGTTAATGCTAATAATAGTGTGAGTAGTTTCATACTATAATAatgtttaaatatgtttaaaatatttgaatatttcaaTTGTTACTTATAAGGATACTTCTCCTATGAAGTTGCCCATCATTCAAATGTTAGCCTATAACATTTAGTGACATTGTTAACTCAAGCAATaaccaagacaaaaaaaatattactaaataatagcacaaaaaaattttgagatgtcttccaaaaaaatttgaactttaGGTTATCATAGGTGTTGAGTTTTTTTCAAGTTGATGAGTAGATGAAAGCTCTTTTAAACTTCCCTCTTCTAAGAATTATAAGAGTGTGACCCGAAAAGTTTCTAAGAAGGATCAACTAGAATATGAAGATGAAAGTGAACTTTACTAACTAGTAGACATGTTTGCTAAAAGTCTAAggaaatttgttaaaaattgaaaaagcaaaattccaaaataagaaaataaaatgttactaaggaaaaaaaaggaaaagaaaggagtttaactaaaaataattaaattgaatgcTTTAATTATGATAGAAAAAATACACATTATTGCTTTAATTATCCTAACCctaaaaggaataaaaagatTATACAAATGACTTTGAATGATTTTGACTTTGAGGTTGAGGAGTCAAATGACTCTTATGAGACTTAAAATGATTCACATATTATTGCTTTCAAAGCCTCTATGAAAGTGACAAACCCCAAGAATATTGAAAATAAGTGAGAACATGCCTATTgggataaaaatgatgattttgatgatattaaGTCTACATATTCTACCTTGTATGCTAAAAGTTTGAAATcgaaaaaggaattaaaatttaaagatcCTTTCATTATGGATTGAGATATAAAATTAATGCAATGAAAGATAGAGTAAAATATTTAGCATCAAAACAACATAGCTTGGTTGAGTTGAGTAAAACCTTGTCCAttgaactttaaaattttataaagaaCTCTAACCAAAATAAGATATTTCACCACAATACTAGAAAGTTAGATGATTTGCTTTTCAAGGGGAAGTCATCTCTTGACAAGGGAGATATTGACAACATCAATGAGTTTGTCACTCCTTGTGGTAGtaagattattttttgttaagcATATGGAGACACCTAATGAAAGGATTCCATCAAGGACCTTTATCAAATGTGTCCTATGTTTTA
The sequence above is drawn from the Vitis riparia cultivar Riparia Gloire de Montpellier isolate 1030 chromosome 6, EGFV_Vit.rip_1.0, whole genome shotgun sequence genome and encodes:
- the LOC117916764 gene encoding cyclin-dependent protein kinase inhibitor SMR4-like; this translates as MEMIEYGNEAAMEEQEGCSTPKRRECQIALADCPPAPKKKPFSYKKKLEPPKNGYFQPPDLELLFTMAPRRQACA